The DNA window AATCGCGCCTGACGCGCCCAGGCGGCAAGTTCAGAAGGGCGAATAAATTTAGCGTGGTCGTGAGTGCCATGCGGGAGAAGGTTAAGTACATACTCAGCGCCAACGATGGCGAAAAGATACGACTTGAGATTGCGATTGAGCGTGGCAAAAAAACAATGGCCGCCGGGCTTGACTAACGCTGCGCAAGCGGCAATGGTGGACGCGGGATCGGGAACATGTTCCAGAACTTCCATGCAGGTCACGACATCAAAGGTGCATGGCTCGCTCAGGGCTAAGTCTTCCGCCGCCAATTCGCGGTAGTCCACCGCTACTCCTGATTCCAGCAAATGTAGTCGCGCTACGGATAATGGTGCATGGCCAAGGTCAATGCCTACCACCTGCGCCCCGCGCGTTGCCATGGCCTCAGATAGGATGCCACCGCCACATCCCACATCCACAACCCGTTTGCCAGCCAGCGACACCCGGGCATCAATAAAATCCAGGCGCAATGGATTGATCTGGTGCAGGGGGCGGAATTCGCTTTCAGGATCCCACCAACGACTGGCCAGCGACTCGAATTTGGCTAGTTCTGCTGGATCGACATTGGTCCGCATTGTGGTCACGGCATAATT is part of the Gammaproteobacteria bacterium genome and encodes:
- the ubiG gene encoding bifunctional 3-demethylubiquinone-8 3-O-methyltransferase and 2-octaprenyl-6-hydroxyphenol methylase, encoding MTTMRTNVDPAELAKFESLASRWWDPESEFRPLHQINPLRLDFIDARVSLAGKRVVDVGCGGGILSEAMATRGAQVVGIDLGHAPLSVARLHLLESGVAVDYRELAAEDLALSEPCTFDVVTCMEVLEHVPDPASTIAACAALVKPGGHCFFATLNRNLKSYLFAIVGAEYVLNLLPHGTHDHAKFIRPSELAAWARQARLTVRELIGMSYNPFTRVYSLGKDLDVNYLVDAVR